One Pyrus communis chromosome 4, drPyrComm1.1, whole genome shotgun sequence genomic region harbors:
- the LOC137733018 gene encoding uncharacterized protein produces the protein MHMYKWSFLSRLRKVVRKVSFLLNLNVNRWRIVSMIGRTVSSNQQLMSFNGHPGLKEACGDETSSEEDSGSSRGHLQRTISYPSDQDDIDQRAEMFIANFRRQLRVERQISLELRYGRGNSFDLKSP, from the coding sequence ATGCACATGTACAAGTGGTCTTTCTTGAGCCGCCTAAGGAAGGTTGTGAGGAAGGTAAGCTTCCTACTAAACCTCAACGTGAATCGCTGGCGAATTGTTTCGATGATCGGCCGTACTGTTTCTAGCAACCAGCAATTGATGAGCTTCAACGGCCACCCAGGGCTGAAAGAAGCGTGTGGCGATGAGACCAGCTCCGAGGAGGACTCGGGGTCTTCTAGGGGACATCTTCAGAGGACAATAAGCTATCCATCGGATCAAGATGATATTGATCAAAGAGCAGAGATGTTCATAGCGAATTTCCGCCGCCAACTTCGGGTGGAGAGACAAATTTCGTTAGAGCTTCGGTATGGCAGAGGAAATAGTTTTGACTTGAAGTCTCCTTGA